A stretch of Cellulosilyticum sp. I15G10I2 DNA encodes these proteins:
- a CDS encoding DEAD/DEAH box helicase produces MSNNFSSLGVSTSIIEAIKEMGFMTPTDVQQEVIPHILKHRDLIVMSKTGSGKTGAFGIPLLQAIDSKGHGPRGLILTPTRELAVQVDQDLKKMSKYLSIRTTAVYGQHDMKLENQALKMGADVVTGTPGRVFDHIKRRTLETKNIQFVVLDEADRMLDMGFIDQMIQIIKELPKKRVTLLFSATMPTEIKRICQSYMYQPFTIELQSETKTVDTVKQIYYRVQSSEKRMQLNRLLQVEQPERCMIFCNTRDEVDRVQAYLSKKGYIAEALHGANSQNHRMRTIQKFKKGLLRIVVATDVAARGIHIEDLSLVINYDVPNDKDSYVHRIGRTARAGNSGKAITLATSDDIMSLYEIEEHVGVLLDEETLPTAAYVKACVEKARQQKSETPKELDPKLPKQEAKLETSAATKEVVKNDEEVTIMVKNLGPVKVIYRDEPKKKIFLLTNLKILNYFSKLFKRDRSNE; encoded by the coding sequence ATGTCAAATAATTTTAGTAGTCTAGGGGTTTCAACCTCTATTATAGAAGCTATAAAAGAGATGGGGTTTATGACGCCAACAGACGTTCAACAGGAAGTGATTCCACATATTCTTAAACACAGGGATCTTATTGTGATGTCAAAAACCGGTAGTGGTAAAACAGGTGCTTTTGGCATCCCCTTACTACAAGCCATTGATTCAAAGGGCCATGGCCCGCGTGGATTAATCCTTACACCCACACGGGAACTAGCCGTCCAAGTAGATCAAGATCTTAAAAAAATGTCTAAATATCTATCGATTCGTACAACCGCTGTTTATGGACAGCACGATATGAAGTTAGAAAATCAAGCATTGAAAATGGGGGCTGATGTTGTTACTGGAACGCCTGGAAGAGTTTTTGATCATATCAAAAGAAGGACTTTAGAGACAAAAAATATCCAGTTTGTTGTGCTAGATGAAGCTGATCGCATGTTAGATATGGGCTTTATCGATCAAATGATTCAAATTATTAAAGAACTGCCTAAAAAACGTGTGACGCTATTGTTTTCAGCTACAATGCCTACTGAAATCAAAAGAATATGTCAGTCTTATATGTATCAGCCATTTACAATAGAATTACAATCTGAAACAAAGACAGTAGATACGGTTAAACAGATATACTACCGCGTCCAGTCCAGTGAAAAACGCATGCAATTAAACCGTCTTCTACAAGTAGAACAACCTGAACGCTGTATGATTTTTTGCAATACGAGGGACGAAGTAGACCGCGTCCAAGCTTATTTATCTAAAAAGGGTTATATAGCTGAAGCGCTTCACGGGGCAAATTCCCAGAATCATCGCATGCGGACGATCCAAAAATTTAAAAAAGGTTTACTTCGTATTGTAGTCGCCACAGATGTTGCTGCACGCGGTATACATATTGAAGACTTGTCCTTGGTCATTAACTATGATGTGCCCAATGATAAAGACAGTTATGTGCATCGTATTGGACGTACAGCCAGAGCCGGTAACAGCGGCAAAGCTATTACTTTAGCAACAAGTGATGATATTATGTCTTTATATGAAATCGAGGAACATGTTGGTGTCTTGCTAGATGAAGAAACGCTCCCAACAGCTGCATACGTTAAAGCATGTGTAGAAAAAGCTCGTCAACAAAAAAGTGAGACGCCTAAAGAGCTTGACCCAAAGCTGCCTAAACAGGAAGCTAAGCTTGAAACATCTGCGGCGACAAAAGAAGTCGTAAAAAATGATGAAGAAGTGACAATCATGGTAAAAAATCTTGGGCCAGTAAAAGTAATCTACCGGGATGAGCCGAAGAAAAAAATATTTCTTTTAACAAACTTAAAAATCTTAAATTATTTTTCTAAGTTATTTAAAAGAGATAGATCAAACGAATAA
- a CDS encoding class II fumarate hydratase, with translation MDSNKQYRMENDALGSIMVPSSVYYGPQTQRAVENFKISGIHLPRSFIKAQGIIKASAAVVNVELGALSPEIGNAIIKASEEVIEGKWDEHFVVDVYQAGAGTSQNMNANEVIANRASEIISGSQRIHPNDHVNVSQSTNDTFPSALNISASETIIQGLLPALSQLQKEFLKKADQFMPVLKSGRTHLHDGVPIRLGQEFSGFAETIQAAYRQIEERLNGLYEIGLGGNAVGTKVSLHPAYTPKVIQEVCKRTSLPFREPVNIFSFMQNMNEPIRCMLSLKELAIHLIKITSDLRLLSSGPRTGLDEITLPSVQPGSTIMPGKVNPAILEMMHMVCCQVIGYETAIATAGMAGQLEINVMMPVIAHTFLHAIDLLTNAIQTLTTKCITGIQANNEVCKKWMEESLSLVTGLSSKMGYDMASQIGMQADDENKTLKQILQEKGMLTEEIIKAIDPNGMV, from the coding sequence ATGGATTCTAACAAACAATATAGGATGGAAAATGATGCGTTAGGCAGCATAATGGTTCCATCATCAGTCTATTATGGACCGCAGACTCAAAGAGCCGTAGAAAATTTTAAGATAAGCGGCATACACCTGCCACGATCGTTTATAAAAGCACAAGGTATTATTAAAGCTTCAGCAGCAGTTGTAAACGTAGAATTAGGCGCACTATCTCCCGAGATAGGAAATGCCATTATAAAAGCATCCGAAGAAGTTATTGAAGGAAAATGGGATGAACATTTCGTTGTTGATGTGTACCAAGCAGGAGCCGGAACATCACAAAATATGAATGCAAATGAAGTCATTGCAAATCGCGCCTCAGAAATCATTAGTGGTTCACAGCGCATCCATCCAAACGATCATGTAAATGTCTCTCAGTCAACCAATGATACATTCCCTTCTGCACTAAATATTTCAGCTTCTGAAACTATTATCCAAGGGTTACTTCCTGCTCTATCACAATTACAGAAAGAGTTTCTAAAAAAAGCAGATCAGTTTATGCCTGTTTTAAAATCAGGGCGTACGCATTTGCATGATGGTGTTCCTATTCGTCTGGGGCAAGAATTTTCAGGTTTTGCTGAAACCATCCAAGCGGCTTATCGGCAGATTGAAGAGCGGCTGAATGGCTTATACGAAATTGGTTTAGGGGGAAATGCAGTCGGCACAAAAGTGAGCTTACACCCTGCTTATACGCCAAAGGTTATTCAAGAAGTTTGTAAGCGCACAAGCCTACCTTTTCGTGAACCAGTAAACATTTTTTCATTTATGCAAAACATGAATGAGCCCATTCGCTGTATGCTAAGTTTAAAAGAACTTGCAATTCATCTGATTAAAATTACCAGTGACTTACGTTTACTTAGTTCTGGCCCCAGAACTGGATTAGATGAAATAACTCTTCCTTCTGTTCAACCGGGTTCGACGATTATGCCTGGAAAAGTAAACCCAGCTATTTTAGAAATGATGCATATGGTGTGCTGTCAAGTTATTGGTTATGAGACAGCTATTGCGACAGCAGGGATGGCGGGACAACTAGAGATTAATGTGATGATGCCAGTGATTGCACATACATTTCTTCATGCGATAGACTTATTGACAAATGCTATTCAAACACTTACAACAAAATGTATAACAGGGATTCAAGCAAATAATGAAGTATGTAAAAAATGGATGGAAGAAAGTCTTTCTTTAGTTACTGGTTTAAGTTCAAAAATGGGGTACGATATGGCCTCACAGATTGGGATGCAGGCAGATGATGAAAATAAAACTTTAAAACAGATTCTTCAAGAAAAAGGGATGCTTACAGAAGAAATTATTAAGGCAATTGATCCAAATGGAATGGTATAG
- the tlp gene encoding small acid-soluble spore protein Tlp, whose protein sequence is MHHKQDDRSDNVENIQYNIGKTIQNIELAEEMISQTSDSKMKNTLEEKNERRRESLTSMRKEIKDEANYRKNK, encoded by the coding sequence ATGCATCATAAACAAGATGATAGAAGTGATAATGTAGAAAACATTCAATATAATATTGGAAAAACCATTCAAAACATTGAGCTCGCAGAAGAAATGATTTCACAAACAAGTGACTCCAAAATGAAAAATACCTTAGAAGAAAAAAACGAACGAAGAAGAGAATCGCTTACGAGTATGAGAAAAGAGATTAAAGACGAAGCAAATTATAGGAAAAATAAATAA
- a CDS encoding YkgJ family cysteine cluster protein gives MRSLKTLEDISDGRIYDIEDTVKADTGGCDSCSACCHDVGELVVLTPFDVYEMVSCLNVSFDELLINKLELRENNKIVLPHLKMYGDSKRCSFLGIENRCIIHGHRPDICRLFPLGRVYEEDDCKYFLQVGSCLKSNLKEVKVKEWIGIKNNHENKAFILAWYRLLKALRFRLKFVRDDHELKTINKSLLDIFYRMTLKDEEDFYSAFSRCLPEAKNQLSII, from the coding sequence ATGAGGTCACTAAAGACACTAGAAGATATTTCAGACGGGAGAATTTATGACATTGAAGATACGGTAAAAGCAGATACTGGTGGTTGTGACAGCTGCAGCGCCTGTTGTCATGACGTTGGGGAGCTAGTTGTACTGACGCCATTTGATGTCTATGAAATGGTAAGCTGTTTAAACGTATCATTTGATGAACTCCTTATAAATAAGCTTGAGCTACGTGAAAATAATAAAATCGTATTGCCGCATTTAAAAATGTACGGAGACTCTAAACGCTGTAGCTTTTTAGGTATAGAAAATCGATGTATAATACATGGGCATCGCCCAGATATTTGCCGTTTGTTTCCTCTTGGAAGAGTATATGAAGAGGATGACTGCAAGTATTTCTTACAAGTGGGTAGTTGCTTGAAATCCAATCTGAAAGAAGTGAAAGTGAAAGAATGGATTGGTATTAAAAATAATCATGAAAACAAAGCATTTATTTTGGCCTGGTATCGCCTCTTAAAGGCGCTTAGGTTTCGCCTAAAGTTTGTACGAGATGATCACGAGCTTAAAACAATCAATAAATCCCTACTAGATATCTTTTATCGGATGACGTTAAAAGATGAAGAGGATTTTTATTCCGCTTTTTCGAGGTGCCTACCCGAGGCTAAAAATCAGCTCAGCATAATCTAA
- a CDS encoding ATP-dependent DNA helicase encodes MSAKFKIPFEYSNKYEFHEKLIEWIGDVLYDILPEQGYEVRDEQIFTAFQIADAFRDQKVHLAEAGLGTGKTFAYLLSAIPYARYTGKPVIISCASPALQEQLAAESGDVNKLSKLLRLEVDARMAKDSRQYVCDVRASASIEEFGEVSEEVQQWMGQTSRGERSEIPTVTDRIWKKISWNETMSCEVCQNRGYCSLVRARAHYRATQDLIIVDHETFFHDLWTREEKIASGHMPILPNYSAVIFDEGHKIMLPAAMQAGQQFIKEEMDTLIASLEDIQGARNALHTTTEVLEGAVNYFFEVAQRSVATGEDKGRLTIQMNEPLLRAAESLRAGLDQLLMEIQIEQELYLESIPTSLIQGYEGQIEKVMKGLSQLCKDKGQDVIAWINQNDDSFCVVPRDLTKRLNQALYSKNLPVIFSSATLSNGGNFDYFIRMMGLESPSKSTIGSPFNMEEQVRIAFVPTLEKSSTTHDKMTKRIEQLITLLRSNGGRALILTRSLSEVRKIRQYLKREALPFEILYEDKGDRGYLLRKFKKEETSVLVSSDFWEGIDVPGDALTLVVIWQLPFPKLDPLIEAQRKAVEEQGLDPAVTVDYPEMGLQLKQGCGRLIRTKNDKGKIIFLDEVLGTP; translated from the coding sequence ATGAGTGCAAAATTTAAAATACCCTTTGAGTATTCAAATAAATATGAGTTTCATGAGAAATTAATAGAATGGATTGGTGATGTTTTATACGATATACTACCCGAACAGGGTTATGAAGTAAGGGATGAACAAATCTTTACAGCGTTTCAAATAGCTGATGCTTTTCGGGATCAAAAGGTTCATTTAGCTGAGGCAGGGCTTGGCACTGGAAAGACCTTTGCTTATTTATTATCAGCTATTCCTTATGCAAGATATACAGGTAAGCCCGTTATTATTTCTTGTGCATCACCGGCTTTACAAGAACAGCTTGCAGCAGAGAGCGGCGATGTCAATAAACTGTCTAAGTTACTTCGTCTAGAAGTAGATGCTAGAATGGCAAAAGATTCAAGACAGTATGTTTGTGATGTTCGTGCAAGTGCAAGTATAGAAGAATTTGGTGAAGTGTCAGAAGAAGTGCAACAATGGATGGGACAAACAAGTAGAGGAGAACGTTCAGAAATACCAACTGTTACAGATAGGATATGGAAAAAAATCTCCTGGAATGAAACGATGTCTTGTGAGGTTTGCCAAAATCGTGGCTATTGTAGTCTGGTGCGTGCAAGAGCACATTACAGAGCTACACAAGACTTAATTATTGTAGATCACGAGACTTTTTTCCATGATTTATGGACAAGAGAAGAAAAAATAGCAAGTGGGCATATGCCGATTTTACCTAATTATTCAGCTGTTATTTTTGATGAAGGCCATAAAATCATGCTCCCAGCAGCTATGCAAGCAGGCCAGCAATTTATAAAAGAAGAAATGGATACCTTAATTGCTTCCTTAGAAGATATACAAGGTGCTAGAAATGCATTGCATACAACAACAGAAGTACTTGAGGGCGCAGTAAATTATTTCTTTGAAGTAGCCCAAAGGTCTGTTGCTACCGGAGAAGATAAAGGTCGACTCACAATTCAAATGAATGAGCCATTATTAAGAGCAGCAGAGAGCTTACGTGCAGGACTTGATCAGCTCCTTATGGAGATTCAAATCGAACAAGAACTCTACTTAGAATCTATACCTACAAGTTTAATACAAGGCTATGAAGGGCAAATTGAAAAGGTGATGAAGGGCCTATCTCAATTATGCAAAGATAAAGGACAAGATGTGATTGCTTGGATAAACCAAAACGATGATAGTTTTTGTGTGGTGCCAAGAGATTTAACGAAGAGGCTTAATCAGGCATTATATTCAAAGAATTTACCAGTCATCTTTAGTTCTGCAACATTAAGTAATGGAGGGAACTTTGATTACTTTATTCGTATGATGGGGTTAGAATCACCGTCTAAATCCACTATTGGGAGTCCTTTTAACATGGAAGAGCAAGTGCGTATAGCTTTTGTACCAACGCTTGAAAAGAGCAGCACAACTCATGATAAGATGACAAAGCGTATTGAACAACTCATTACTTTACTCCGAAGCAATGGGGGACGTGCACTGATATTGACACGTTCATTAAGTGAAGTCCGTAAAATTCGCCAGTATTTGAAAAGAGAGGCACTGCCTTTTGAAATCTTATATGAAGACAAGGGCGATAGAGGCTATCTTCTTAGAAAGTTTAAGAAAGAAGAGACTTCTGTATTAGTGAGTTCAGATTTTTGGGAAGGCATTGATGTGCCAGGTGATGCTTTAACATTAGTTGTTATTTGGCAATTGCCGTTTCCAAAATTAGACCCATTAATAGAAGCACAACGAAAAGCAGTAGAAGAACAAGGACTAGATCCTGCCGTGACAGTGGATTATCCTGAAATGGGACTTCAGCTGAAACAAGGTTGTGGTAGGCTTATTCGAACAAAGAATGATAAAGGGAAAATTATCTTTCTGGATGAAGTACTGGGCACACCATAG